DNA sequence from the Myxosarcina sp. GI1 genome:
TCATTTCCATAGCCTACAGAGCCTCGAATTTCTAAACCATTACTGGCTTTTATCAGCTTGTCGCTTCCTTCACCACTGTTGTCTAGTCCGACTGGCAGAAATTTAGCGGTATCTTTAGCGGCAAAAACAGCGAGAGCGCTCTGGTGTAAGTTACCGTCACCGCTAGAGCGAAACTCGATGGTTTTTGAATTGGCTCCTTTACCTACAAATAAGCCGAGGTCTTTGCCCGACTCAAATGCGGGACGCTGGGTAAGTTCATTAGAGTTAAAAATCCATCCCGCTGGTGCCAGTCGCGAACTTTCGCTACCGACATTAAGCTGTCGCGGATTGGCAATACCATTTTGGGTTACCGAAAACAGAGCCTTTGCGCCTGGTTTTAGCTGGAAATCTATACCATCTTGTCGATTGCGCAGCTGAGAATTTAAAGAAAAACCAAACTTATTTACTTCTAGTTTGTCATTAGACTCTAATTCAACGTTTGCTGTTTTCAGCAATCCCTTAGTAGCAATTAAGTCAATTTCAAAGTTTGTAGCAACATTATCTCCATTGACCCGAAGATGATAGGTACCATCTAAAGTATCTTGCCAGAGAAAAACCCCTTCTTCTTTACCAACTTGGTAGTTAGGCTGTCCCAACGAGAATGAACCTGAAGGTTCGATTATTCTAATAAGTTGGTCGGCTGGAATGTTTTTAATTCGTTGCTCGATACCACTAGGCCAGTTGACGACCAATTCATCTACTATTTTGTTTTCGCCAAGTCCAAAATGGATTCGCTGATGATTTTGCGAACGAAAATGCATTCCACTCGTCTGTTCGCGAAGCTGAGTAACTCCACCAGCAGTAGTAAAAACTTTAGCTCCTATGCCATCGCGATTGGTTTCTACTCCTTCGAGATCGATTTCCAGCCAATGATTGTTGTTGCCTTGATTTTGAAACAGTTGAGCAGGACCGTCATTATAAAGTAGTGGTGGCCACTGACCGTTATTTACAAACAGGTCGAGAAAACCGTCGGAGTCATAATCAACGCTCATCGCGTCTCCTGCTACACCCAATTTAGAACCAGCCGCACCAGCAGCATTGGGATCTCGTTTGAAAGTTCCGTCACCTTGATTTTCATAAAAAACATTGGGTTGATTTCCCGCAGGTTCTGACGTGACGATATATACGTCTACATCCATATCGTTGTCAAAATCCCCTGTGACTACACTTTTGGCAGCAGTTGGAATACCATAGATTTCTCGGTATTTAAAACCCTGACTACTATTAAGCAACAGAATATCTTCTTCGGGCAAACTATTATTATCGAAGCCAAAAGCAGTCAAGCCAGAAATTGGCTCCGTAGTTCGTACAATACCAGTAAGATTGCCTTTATTTTTTGTTTTAGAGAACGAGAGTCGCCAACGCTTGAGGTTATCGTTATAGCTAATATCTATTCCAGGAACAGTCTTGGGTATTTGGGGATTTTCTGGAGATAAAGTAAATTGAAAACTAGTTGGATTAAACCCATTCCCACTAAAACTACGCAGTTTGAAAGTTACGTTTCCTGTAGTCTTAAACTGCACCCCATCTTTTTTATCTCCTGGTGCTAGCCACATTCTAAAACCATTAGAACTGTCTTTATACAGACTTGAGGGTGTTAGAGTATTGCGTGCTATATACAAATCTGACAACAGATCGCCATTAAGATCGGCACTCGCTACGTCTACAAAGCCTGAAAGATTGCGTAATACATCAACAGATATATCTTCAAAAGGATTTGAAGTTAAATCGTAGATCCGTTTTCGGATTAAAAGGTCTAAATTGTCGTCCTTAGAAAGATCTGACAGTAAAGCATAGGAACTATTGACAACTTCTAAACCTGTAGTAGAACCAACATCTACAAACTTACCGTCGATCTGCCGAAAAATTGTGGTTGGTGCCTGTCCGTCAGGTCTTGCTTGTCCGTTTACTAACAAATCGAGCCGACCATCATTATCGTAGTCTAGCCACAGGGGAGTTCGTCCGCGATTTAAAGGATAATCGATTCCGAGTTTGCTAGCTCGGTCTACTAGTCGTTGCCCATTATTGATGTACAGTCGATTTGAACCGACTCCCTGACCGCCCTCTGCTCCTATTAACTGTACTAAATCCAGATCGCCATCATTATCAAAGTCAGCCCATGCTGCCCCATGCGTGTCACCAGCTTGTTTTTTAACAAGTATTTTAGAAGTAGCATCACTAAAAGTTCCATCACCCTGATTTAAATACAAAATATCGGGTTTGTAGTGATTGGATAGCCAAAGATCGGGCAAAGTATCGTTATTAACATCTCCCCAAGCACCACCATGACTTTGACCGACATAGGAAATACCTGCTATGTCGGTGACTTCTTGAAAACGAGCCTGAGCCATATTGCTGAATCCTATGTTTTGAGTATATTGTCGCGATCCTAAATGTGAAAAAAATTTGCTTACAAGCTGAAATTTAATAAATATTTTCGTGGCTATACTATTTTTTTGACTTAAAAATTAAAAATAGCTCTTAAGATTAAATAAATAATGAACAGTAAACATTGACCATTGAACACTACAGAGGATCGATGTTAAATGCTCATTGATAAACAAGCGTGTACTTATCGATCGACAGTGACACACAAACTATTTGAATAATTTTTTAAGCGTTAGACGCTAAAAATTAAAATGATATAAATGTATTGCTTTTTACTGTTTTTACGCGCTATTTTTTTTCTATTTCATCTGAAACTAATTATTAATAACTGCTGGTTAGCGGTGATTTTAAATGGTTAAAATAAATTTGTCAATTGTAAATTTGCGATGTGCATAGAAAAAGATTAAAAATATGCGGTTTTTACATCGCGAAAAAATTCTAATATGGTAGTGTTGACATGAAGCTTTATCGCTTTATCTAACCTAAAGCGATCGCTCTATAGCAATTTTCGGTCATACAAAGTAAACTCCAATTTAATTAGGTAAAAGACAATAGGGGTTTAAGCAATTTGTTTCGAGTATAAATTTGTACCTCACTTGCTTAAGAACCTCTATAACACTATTAATGCAAAAAGCGATCGCTCCAACTTTATTGTTAAGAGCGATCGCGATTGCTTTAGTAAACTAACTAAAAATATTTAAATTAAACAATTTAAGCCTGTTGCCATAGTTGACTTAGCTCATTGTCAGTAATACTCTTAGCAACATTGCTTACTTGTTCTTGAGATAACTCATCTTTAGTCGCTTTAAACACTGCTTTAGTAACGGTTTCGGCATCGGCTTCGTGTCTTACCGCACCTTCTTGCTTGAGACGTAGTAGAAAAACGTCTTTGGAAATGTTAAGGTTTTGAGCGGGACTGATGTAGCTAAAAAAGCTTACCATCGGATTGGGATCTTTCCAAAGGTCTTTTACTTCCATATCTGCCTTTGGTGCTTCTTCGCCTCTCAACTCATCCGCTAGCTTGTCTACTTCTTCTCTTGGTAGACAGTCGCGTAAAATCCGAAATGTTACTTTAGTTGCTGTCTGTGCTTCGTTGACCGTTTCCAAGCTAGTGTTAGTAATAACTTTATCTAAAAATGCTTGCTGTTTTTCTTGAGTTTGTTCTTGTGTCATGTGTGAGAATTTCTTTGTTGCTTCTAAATAAAGCTTAGTTACTTTTCTTAATAAAAAAACTCGATAGAAAGTTATAGTTTTAAATTTAATTTCAAATAGCAACTAATGACAAAATTTCCTCTTGCTGGCGATGGAGATAAAAGTTATTAGTTATAAAAAAGAGCGATCGCAGTAAAAATAGTCAAACAATTTTTTAAAACCTCTAAAATTGCTAAAATTTTATATTATTTTTTGGGAATGATAGATATTAAAGCGTATTTCTAATAAAGAGGTTAATTTGGGTTTAGATGAGCTAACTATTCAAGATGAATACCGTAGTAATGATTGTTCGATAGTACAGAATTTTTATATTCCGTGTTTAGAAAAGTCGATAGTTTATAAAAGAGCAGTCGGTTTTTTTTCTAGCTCCTCAATGGCTATTGCTGGTAAAGGCTTGAAAGCCTTGATTCACGCAGGCGGAAAAATGCAGTTGATTGCATCGCCTAAACTATCTGATGAAGATATTGAAGCGATTAGCAAAGGTCTCAAGCAAAGAGAAGAAATCATTGCAGCAGTTACCAAAAGAGAGTTAGAGCAAGAATTTGACGAAGTAGTCAAGGATCGTTTGGCGTGCCTTGCTTGGTTATTAAGTCAGCAACTTCTCGATATTAAACTTGCGGTTCCTATTAATATTCGGCAAAAAGGCATCTACCACGAAAAACTCGGTGTTTTTGAAGATACTGAAGGTAACATTGTTGCGTTTACAGGCTCGGCTAATGAAAGTTCAACTGCATTAATTGCTAATTTTGAATGTATTGATGTTTTTTGTTCGTGGAAAATAGAAGACAAAAATAGAACTTTACGTAAAGCAAGTAATTTCAATAAGTTATGGAATAATCAAACGAATAACTTAGATGTGATTGAATTACCTGAAGCTGCTAAAAAATCTTTATTACAATTATGTCCAAACAAAAAGCCAGAGTTAAAACTAGATTTTACATCTCAGTCTAAGTTTAAATCTAAATCAGTATCGGAAAACCGAAAACAACAATATGAAATTGAAACTCAACTGATAGACAGTCGCTGGCGACATCAAACAGAAGCAAAAAATATTTTTTTCAAACATCGTTGTGGAATTTTGGAAATGGCAACAGGTACAGGTAAAACTCGTACAGCAATTTCTATTTTGCAGCACTTAGTTAATTCAAGAGATGTTAACACTATTATTATTACTACTATCGGTACTGACTTATTAGACCAGTGGGTAGAACAACTATATGAAGTTGCCAGTAATTTGAATCCTCAGTTTAGAGTATTAAAGCACTATAAAGAATTCCACGAGAAAGATGAGTATGAACTCGATCCTGAATTTAGCATTTTAATTGTCTCTTCTAAGTCTTTACGTAACGTATTGAGAATCTTGACTTGTCCTGTTAGAAAACGCTTATTAATTATTTATGATGAAGCTCATTCTTTTGGTAGTCCGCAAATGATTGAAGATTTATCAGGATTATCTGATGGAATCAGTTATCGATTAGGATTGAGTGCTACACCAGAAAGAGAATACGATTTAGAAGGAACAAAGTTTCTTGAGGAACATATTGGTTCTGTAATTTATAAGTTTAGTCTTGAAAAAGCTATT
Encoded proteins:
- a CDS encoding CRTAC1 family protein — its product is MAQARFQEVTDIAGISYVGQSHGGAWGDVNNDTLPDLWLSNHYKPDILYLNQGDGTFSDATSKILVKKQAGDTHGAAWADFDNDGDLDLVQLIGAEGGQGVGSNRLYINNGQRLVDRASKLGIDYPLNRGRTPLWLDYDNDGRLDLLVNGQARPDGQAPTTIFRQIDGKFVDVGSTTGLEVVNSSYALLSDLSKDDNLDLLIRKRIYDLTSNPFEDISVDVLRNLSGFVDVASADLNGDLLSDLYIARNTLTPSSLYKDSSNGFRMWLAPGDKKDGVQFKTTGNVTFKLRSFSGNGFNPTSFQFTLSPENPQIPKTVPGIDISYNDNLKRWRLSFSKTKNKGNLTGIVRTTEPISGLTAFGFDNNSLPEEDILLLNSSQGFKYREIYGIPTAAKSVVTGDFDNDMDVDVYIVTSEPAGNQPNVFYENQGDGTFKRDPNAAGAAGSKLGVAGDAMSVDYDSDGFLDLFVNNGQWPPLLYNDGPAQLFQNQGNNNHWLEIDLEGVETNRDGIGAKVFTTAGGVTQLREQTSGMHFRSQNHQRIHFGLGENKIVDELVVNWPSGIEQRIKNIPADQLIRIIEPSGSFSLGQPNYQVGKEEGVFLWQDTLDGTYHLRVNGDNVATNFEIDLIATKGLLKTANVELESNDKLEVNKFGFSLNSQLRNRQDGIDFQLKPGAKALFSVTQNGIANPRQLNVGSESSRLAPAGWIFNSNELTQRPAFESGKDLGLFVGKGANSKTIEFRSSGDGNLHQSALAVFAAKDTAKFLPVGLDNSGEGSDKLIKASNGLEIRGSVGYGNDGLDVITSEPVKMGLAYQQDNLVQPHWINPNHDFLGFPNAYWLPSAIE
- a CDS encoding DUF2267 domain-containing protein, whose translation is MTQEQTQEKQQAFLDKVITNTSLETVNEAQTATKVTFRILRDCLPREEVDKLADELRGEEAPKADMEVKDLWKDPNPMVSFFSYISPAQNLNISKDVFLLRLKQEGAVRHEADAETVTKAVFKATKDELSQEQVSNVAKSITDNELSQLWQQA
- a CDS encoding DEAD/DEAH box helicase family protein; the encoded protein is MGLDELTIQDEYRSNDCSIVQNFYIPCLEKSIVYKRAVGFFSSSSMAIAGKGLKALIHAGGKMQLIASPKLSDEDIEAISKGLKQREEIIAAVTKRELEQEFDEVVKDRLACLAWLLSQQLLDIKLAVPINIRQKGIYHEKLGVFEDTEGNIVAFTGSANESSTALIANFECIDVFCSWKIEDKNRTLRKASNFNKLWNNQTNNLDVIELPEAAKKSLLQLCPNKKPELKLDFTSQSKFKSKSVSENRKQQYEIETQLIDSRWRHQTEAKNIFFKHRCGILEMATGTGKTRTAISILQHLVNSRDVNTIIITTIGTDLLDQWVEQLYEVASNLNPQFRVLKHYKEFHEKDEYELDPEFSILIVSSKSLRNVLRILTCPVRKRLLIIYDEAHSFGSPQMIEDLSGLSDGISYRLGLSATPEREYDLEGTKFLEEHIGSVIYKFSLEKAIRRGILCEFDYYPIEYEPSDEDKSKIQSLYRTQQAKKKAGKPMSKTDFWNALARVHKVSTAKLPYFEQFIVNNLEILEKCIIFVEEMRYGDKAIAIIHKYIHNFHTYYSQENQQKLLDFADGKISCLITCDKLSQGIDIQSLQTVILFSSDRAKLKTIQRIGRCLRKDPNNPRKKAIVVDLVRNQDENKTELNSDQARKEWLTGLSKIRCEFD